In the genome of Myroides phaeus, one region contains:
- a CDS encoding DUF417 family protein: MKNIVDQLVKLQSQFFNVMRIAIFVVMVWIGGLKAFQYEADGIVPFVTNSPFMSFFYHNSDKVEQDQQGKKVASYTLHKNPEGKTVQANVEWHKENGTYLFSYVLGTVIVSIGILVLLGVWYPKIGLLGGFLTIGMSMVTLSFLITTPEVYVPNLGGDFPTPQYGFPYLSGAGRLVLKDIIMLAGGLLLMGESARQIKQ, translated from the coding sequence ATGAAAAATATAGTAGATCAACTTGTTAAACTGCAAAGTCAGTTTTTCAATGTTATGCGTATTGCAATTTTTGTAGTAATGGTTTGGATAGGAGGTTTAAAAGCTTTTCAGTATGAAGCTGATGGTATTGTTCCATTCGTTACGAATAGTCCATTTATGAGTTTCTTTTATCATAATAGCGATAAGGTTGAACAAGATCAGCAGGGAAAGAAAGTTGCTTCTTACACTTTACATAAAAATCCAGAAGGTAAGACTGTGCAAGCTAATGTAGAATGGCATAAAGAAAATGGTACTTATCTATTTTCTTATGTATTAGGAACTGTAATAGTTAGTATTGGTATTCTTGTTTTATTGGGGGTTTGGTATCCTAAAATAGGATTATTAGGAGGTTTTTTAACAATAGGAATGTCTATGGTAACATTATCTTTTTTAATAACTACACCTGAAGTTTATGTTCCTAATTTAGGAGGTGATTTTCCAACACCTCAGTATGGTTTTCCTTATTTATCAGGAGCAGGGCGCTTGGTGTTAAAAGATATAATTATGCTTGCTGGAGGATTATTACTTATGGGAGAAAGTGCCAGACAAATTAAACAATAA
- a CDS encoding nitroreductase family protein, with the protein MTLIDNLKWRYAAKAYDPTKKVSEENLQKILDAITLAPSSSGLQPFRILVIENQDIKNELVPYALNPECVRDCSHVIVFAAWDKYSDEKIDNVYNLMTDIKGLPRGRFDSYTD; encoded by the coding sequence ATGACATTGATAGATAATTTAAAATGGAGATATGCAGCTAAAGCATACGATCCTACAAAAAAAGTATCAGAAGAAAACTTACAAAAAATATTAGATGCAATTACATTAGCGCCATCTTCTTCTGGTTTACAGCCATTTAGAATACTTGTAATAGAAAATCAAGATATTAAAAATGAATTAGTTCCATATGCTTTAAATCCAGAATGTGTACGTGATTGTTCTCACGTTATCGTATTTGCAGCTTGGGACAAATACTCTGATGAAAAAATTGATAATGTATATAACTTAATGACCGATATAAAAGGCCTACCAAGAGGGCGTTTTGATAGTTATACAGATTAA
- the bioB gene encoding biotin synthase BioB, whose product MKDNHTIATIRHDWTKEEIQAIYDTPLLELVYQAATVHRAYHPKNEVQVSTLLSIKTGGCPEDCSYCGQAARYQTDIKVQRLLPVDTVLSHAQKAKDNGSSRFCMAAAWREVRDNKDFDKVIDMVKGVNEMGLEVCCTLGMLTEEQAIRLQEAGLHAYNHNIDTSSENYDNIISTRKFSNRTDTIQNVRKAGITVCSGGIIGLGENDSDRISMLMTLANMEKHPESVPINALVRVKGTPMEDMPKVDTTDMVRMIATARIIMPETMVRLSAGRIEMDEFEQAMCFMAGANSMFSGENETLLVTPNPSLTKDKTLLEKFGLTPMVSSKKACHE is encoded by the coding sequence ATGAAAGACAACCACACTATAGCGACTATCCGTCACGATTGGACAAAAGAGGAGATTCAGGCCATATACGACACGCCTTTATTAGAATTAGTTTACCAAGCGGCAACCGTTCACAGAGCGTACCACCCAAAAAACGAAGTTCAAGTAAGTACCTTATTGTCAATCAAAACGGGAGGTTGTCCTGAGGACTGTTCATACTGCGGGCAAGCAGCGAGATATCAAACAGATATTAAAGTACAACGCTTGTTGCCAGTAGATACGGTTTTATCACACGCACAAAAAGCAAAAGACAACGGATCATCTCGATTCTGTATGGCTGCTGCGTGGCGTGAAGTGAGAGATAACAAGGACTTCGACAAAGTAATCGACATGGTAAAAGGAGTAAATGAAATGGGCTTAGAAGTTTGTTGTACTCTTGGAATGTTAACAGAAGAACAGGCAATTCGCCTTCAAGAAGCGGGATTACACGCTTATAACCACAATATAGATACGTCAAGTGAAAACTATGACAACATCATTTCAACGCGTAAGTTCAGCAACCGTACCGACACTATTCAGAACGTGAGAAAAGCAGGAATCACTGTTTGTTCTGGTGGAATCATCGGATTAGGGGAGAATGATAGCGACCGTATTTCAATGTTAATGACGTTGGCAAATATGGAGAAACACCCAGAATCAGTGCCAATTAACGCTTTAGTACGTGTAAAAGGTACGCCAATGGAAGACATGCCTAAGGTAGATACAACGGATATGGTTAGAATGATTGCTACAGCGCGAATCATTATGCCAGAAACAATGGTACGCCTAAGTGCAGGCCGTATTGAAATGGATGAGTTCGAACAAGCGATGTGTTTCATGGCAGGGGCAAACTCAATGTTTTCAGGAGAAAATGAGACGTTGTTAGTAACGCCAAACCCAAGTTTGACAAAGGATAAAACACTATTGGAGAAATTTGGATTAACACCAATGGTAAGCAGCAAAAAAGCATGCCATGAATAA
- a CDS encoding helix-turn-helix domain-containing protein, with protein MQENGIEVLKGSKDEDFKIENSPLYALLFVKGDVGFSVDGIPYCSKDHTVIFLTPFQVFEIVKGHLYQLILFHGDFYCIEYHKKEVACNGLLFNNIYLEPFIRVDVSLFEELKMITNKMQNLLVAPSKYDEPILKSYLQLVLALCSKEKLNEIESKENKELLLLEDFTFQNELEQFFIEQREVSFYADRLSISVNSLSKKVKKQYGKSPSIMIQERVILEAKKLLHLTTKPIKEIASILNFEDEYYFSRYFKKAVGSSPKHYRERVGISRVAQ; from the coding sequence ATGCAAGAGAATGGTATTGAGGTTTTAAAGGGGAGTAAAGATGAGGATTTCAAAATAGAAAACTCACCGTTATACGCTTTGTTGTTTGTTAAAGGAGATGTCGGTTTTAGCGTAGATGGGATACCTTACTGTTCAAAAGATCATACTGTAATTTTTTTAACACCTTTTCAAGTTTTTGAAATTGTAAAAGGACATCTATATCAACTGATTCTATTTCACGGAGATTTTTACTGTATAGAATATCATAAAAAGGAAGTAGCGTGTAATGGTTTATTGTTCAATAATATTTATTTAGAACCTTTTATAAGAGTAGATGTTAGCTTATTTGAAGAATTAAAAATGATTACTAATAAGATGCAGAATCTTTTAGTTGCGCCATCAAAATACGATGAACCTATTTTAAAAAGTTATCTACAATTAGTGTTAGCATTATGTAGTAAAGAAAAGTTAAATGAAATTGAGTCTAAAGAAAACAAGGAGCTTCTTTTGTTAGAAGACTTTACATTTCAAAATGAGTTAGAACAGTTTTTTATTGAACAACGCGAAGTTTCTTTTTATGCGGATAGATTAAGTATATCTGTTAATTCACTAAGCAAGAAAGTAAAGAAACAATACGGAAAGAGCCCTTCTATTATGATTCAAGAACGTGTTATATTGGAAGCGAAGAAACTATTGCATTTAACAACTAAGCCAATAAAAGAAATAGCGTCAATTCTTAATTTTGAAGATGAATATTATTTTAGCCGTTATTTTAAAAAAGCTGTAGGCTCATCGCCTAAGCACTATCGGGAGAGAGTAGGTATTTCAAGGGTAGCACAATAG
- a CDS encoding MFS transporter has protein sequence MATTAYSNELSMDRAVKGSVRYKRIKWCIFMVGVSVFAQLYNYQPLLSDITHFFKVTPAQSSYLVSASTMGMAFGLLLFAFIADSYPRKEVMLFSLVTSTLLTLVSAWISDFSILVNINFIKGICISGVSAVTLAYLAEEIDPKYIGTAISFYLAGNTFGGMFGRIVAALISGWFGWQVAVFSIGIIAIIIAFVFYMFFPNSSFFTPQKLNLQHKLTQMKSIFQNVKLLAMYVVAICLMGSFVSVYNFLGFKLEAPPYNLPHYLIAMIFLMYAFGIFGNMIAGTLSDKYSPKKILLSALTMMLLGTIAMFLDNLVVILLGLTFFTISFFSGHTIASRVVTTLGQEAKSSATAFYWFFYYIGSSVIGSSTGIFVNKGNWNDFFLTLMALSIIALATTLYATRKK, from the coding sequence ATGGCGACGACAGCGTATAGCAATGAATTGTCAATGGATAGAGCAGTAAAGGGATCTGTCCGTTATAAAAGGATTAAATGGTGTATTTTTATGGTTGGGGTGTCGGTTTTCGCACAATTGTACAACTATCAGCCACTGTTATCAGATATTACTCATTTTTTCAAAGTTACTCCTGCACAAAGTAGTTACCTTGTTTCTGCATCAACAATGGGAATGGCTTTTGGTTTACTTTTATTTGCATTTATTGCCGATAGCTACCCACGAAAAGAAGTAATGTTATTTTCTTTAGTCACCTCTACCCTTTTGACTCTCGTTTCTGCCTGGATCAGCGATTTTTCTATTTTAGTGAATATCAATTTTATAAAAGGAATCTGTATTTCTGGTGTGTCCGCTGTTACATTGGCATACCTCGCTGAAGAGATTGATCCAAAATATATAGGTACAGCGATTAGTTTTTACTTAGCAGGTAATACCTTTGGTGGAATGTTTGGACGAATTGTAGCAGCGCTAATCAGTGGTTGGTTTGGATGGCAGGTAGCAGTGTTTAGCATCGGTATTATTGCAATTATCATCGCTTTTGTATTTTATATGTTCTTTCCTAATTCATCTTTCTTTACTCCTCAAAAGTTGAACTTACAACACAAATTGACTCAAATGAAGAGCATTTTCCAAAATGTAAAATTACTGGCTATGTATGTGGTTGCAATTTGTTTGATGGGTTCGTTTGTCAGTGTGTATAACTTTCTTGGTTTTAAACTTGAAGCTCCGCCTTACAACCTACCACACTATTTGATTGCCATGATCTTTTTGATGTATGCTTTTGGTATTTTCGGAAATATGATAGCAGGCACACTTTCTGATAAATATTCGCCTAAAAAAATATTATTATCCGCGTTAACAATGATGCTATTGGGAACAATTGCTATGTTTTTGGATAACCTTGTAGTCATCTTATTAGGATTAACATTTTTTACAATTTCCTTTTTCAGTGGACACACCATTGCGAGTCGCGTCGTAACTACTTTAGGACAAGAAGCGAAGAGTTCTGCAACTGCTTTCTACTGGTTCTTTTACTACATCGGATCGAGTGTAATCGGTAGTTCTACAGGAATTTTCGTAAATAAAGGAAATTGGAATGACTTCTTCTTAACCTTGATGGCTTTGTCAATTATTGCCTTGGCAACTACGTTGTACGCTACGCGTAAAAAGTAA
- a CDS encoding acyl-CoA thioesterase: MEGQLTSRELRIQKKIKDSETHVFKAVFPGQTNHHNTMFGGAVMYIMDEIAFMTATRFCRKPIVTVSSDKVDFNHPIPAGTLVELIGTVTRVGRTSLDVRVDVFVESMYREGREKAITGSFTLVAINESKRPVPVLDEIEE, translated from the coding sequence ATGGAAGGTCAATTAACAAGCAGAGAACTGCGTATTCAAAAGAAAATAAAAGATTCTGAAACTCACGTTTTTAAAGCTGTATTCCCAGGTCAAACAAATCACCACAACACAATGTTTGGTGGAGCAGTTATGTATATCATGGATGAAATCGCTTTTATGACAGCAACACGCTTTTGTCGTAAGCCTATTGTTACAGTTTCAAGTGACAAGGTAGATTTCAATCATCCTATCCCTGCCGGTACGTTAGTTGAACTAATAGGTACAGTAACTCGTGTAGGTAGAACGAGTTTAGATGTTCGCGTAGATGTATTCGTAGAAAGTATGTATAGAGAAGGACGTGAAAAAGCAATCACTGGATCGTTTACACTTGTTGCTATTAACGAAAGTAAAAGACCTGTTCCTGTATTAGATGAAATAGAAGAATAG
- the bioA gene encoding adenosylmethionine--8-amino-7-oxononanoate transaminase — protein sequence MNNELRLRDKAVNWHPYTQMKTAEHIIPIVSAKGVYLTDSDGKSYIDAVSSWWVTLHGHSHPYIAQKVSEQLSTLEQVIFAGFTHKPAIELSERLLALLPNNQQKVFYTDNGSTAIEVGLKMCIQYWFNKKQKRNKVLAFKNAYHGDTFGAMSVSGRGIWTDPFGAMLFEVIFIDVPTKENFEANKRIIDQHADDIACFVYEPLVQGAAGMLMHESECLSELMTYCRSKNVLMIQDEIFVGFGRTGKLFAADHLTEKPDVMCFSKGLTGGTMPLGLTTCTNEIYDAFYSEEKDKALFHGHSFTASPLACTAAVASLDLLLRPETQDDIARIVAQHKAFADKLQQHEKVKCVRQTGTILALEWKTGNTTSYFDDIHDRLYAYFLNKGILLRPLGNIIYLLPPYCVTNEELNHIYTTIFQALEEV from the coding sequence ATGAATAATGAATTACGATTAAGAGACAAAGCTGTCAACTGGCACCCTTATACACAAATGAAAACAGCGGAACACATCATTCCGATTGTCAGTGCAAAGGGAGTTTACCTAACAGACAGCGATGGCAAGAGTTATATAGACGCTGTTTCTTCTTGGTGGGTAACGCTTCACGGACATTCACATCCGTACATTGCCCAAAAAGTAAGTGAGCAGTTGTCCACTTTAGAGCAGGTTATTTTTGCGGGGTTTACCCACAAACCAGCCATTGAATTATCAGAGCGATTATTGGCGTTATTGCCTAATAATCAGCAAAAGGTATTTTATACAGACAACGGATCGACGGCAATTGAAGTCGGACTGAAGATGTGTATTCAATACTGGTTCAACAAAAAACAAAAGCGTAATAAGGTGTTGGCTTTTAAAAACGCTTACCACGGCGACACGTTTGGAGCGATGTCTGTGAGTGGAAGGGGAATATGGACAGACCCTTTTGGGGCTATGTTGTTTGAGGTTATTTTCATCGACGTGCCAACTAAGGAGAACTTCGAAGCCAACAAACGCATCATTGATCAACACGCAGACGACATTGCTTGTTTTGTGTACGAACCTTTAGTACAAGGAGCGGCAGGAATGTTGATGCACGAGAGTGAGTGCTTGAGTGAACTGATGACCTACTGCCGTTCTAAGAATGTATTGATGATTCAAGACGAGATATTCGTTGGTTTCGGTCGTACAGGGAAATTGTTTGCAGCAGACCATTTGACAGAAAAGCCAGATGTAATGTGTTTTTCAAAAGGACTAACAGGAGGAACAATGCCGTTGGGGCTAACCACTTGTACCAATGAAATATATGATGCTTTTTACTCAGAAGAAAAAGACAAAGCGCTATTCCACGGACACTCGTTTACAGCGAGTCCCCTTGCTTGTACAGCGGCAGTGGCAAGTTTAGACTTGTTATTACGACCAGAAACGCAAGATGATATTGCCCGAATAGTAGCACAACATAAAGCATTTGCCGACAAGTTGCAGCAGCACGAGAAGGTGAAATGTGTAAGACAAACCGGTACTATCCTCGCTTTAGAGTGGAAAACCGGCAACACCACAAGTTACTTTGATGATATTCACGACAGGTTGTATGCGTATTTCTTAAACAAGGGAATATTGCTACGTCCTCTTGGAAATATCATTTATTTGTTGCCTCCTTATTGTGTAACAAATGAAGAACTAAACCATATATATACTACTATTTTCCAAGCATTAGAGGAGGTGTAG
- a CDS encoding LysR substrate-binding domain-containing protein, producing the protein MELRQLRYFLKAKELLNFTEASKRLYITQSTLSQQIKQLEDELGQPLFNRIGKRIVLTEAGAMFATYAERSIKAAQDGMTLLEDLTELKTGVLSFGLTWGLKSLVLNPLKMFAQAYPGVKIEVTFGTTNELIEYLSDQQIDFALTFFDGERTENLHYEPLIASEMALIVASDSPLAKLSGIKLKDIEKLNLAMPVKGFSTRNFIDRQFEKYKISPHIAVEVNHTSTVIDLVKVGAFQTILTLATVRGEENLTAIPITDTNMQREAVIIQMNGSYQKRAVRVFVDMLMKEV; encoded by the coding sequence ATGGAGTTACGACAACTGAGATATTTTCTGAAAGCTAAGGAATTGCTGAATTTTACAGAAGCATCAAAACGATTATACATCACTCAGAGTACACTTTCACAACAGATTAAACAGTTAGAGGATGAGTTAGGCCAACCATTGTTTAATCGCATTGGTAAGCGAATTGTACTGACTGAGGCAGGTGCGATGTTTGCTACTTACGCAGAACGTAGTATTAAAGCTGCGCAAGATGGGATGACATTGTTAGAGGATTTAACGGAATTGAAAACAGGTGTGTTGAGTTTTGGATTAACGTGGGGACTAAAATCATTGGTATTGAATCCTTTGAAAATGTTTGCTCAAGCTTATCCAGGAGTGAAGATTGAGGTTACATTTGGAACTACCAATGAGTTAATAGAGTATTTGTCAGACCAGCAAATTGATTTTGCACTCACTTTCTTTGATGGAGAGCGTACGGAAAATTTACATTATGAACCATTAATTGCATCAGAAATGGCACTTATTGTAGCGAGTGATTCACCTTTGGCAAAGTTGTCAGGCATCAAATTAAAAGATATAGAGAAGTTGAACCTTGCAATGCCTGTCAAGGGATTTAGTACAAGAAACTTTATAGATCGTCAGTTTGAGAAATATAAGATTTCCCCTCATATTGCAGTAGAAGTGAATCATACAAGTACAGTAATTGACTTGGTAAAAGTAGGAGCTTTTCAGACAATATTAACCCTTGCCACAGTGCGTGGAGAAGAGAATTTAACGGCTATTCCAATCACAGATACAAATATGCAGCGCGAAGCAGTAATTATTCAGATGAATGGAAGCTATCAAAAGAGAGCTGTAAGAGTTTTCGTTGATATGTTGATGAAAGAGGTGTAA
- a CDS encoding nitroreductase family protein, translating into MSEEANFDHTARQTYIALGIALAQAAELRIDSTPAEGFNNEMIDKVLGLREKGLKSTLMMYIGYRDEANDWNVSLKKSRIPQEELITRL; encoded by the coding sequence ATCTCAGAGGAAGCTAACTTTGATCATACAGCAAGACAAACTTATATCGCATTAGGAATTGCATTAGCGCAAGCTGCTGAACTTAGAATTGATAGTACACCCGCAGAAGGTTTCAATAATGAAATGATTGACAAAGTATTAGGTCTTAGAGAAAAAGGACTAAAAAGCACGTTGATGATGTATATTGGCTATAGAGATGAAGCAAATGATTGGAATGTTTCATTAAAAAAATCACGTATTCCTCAAGAAGAATTAATTACTCGTTTATAA
- a CDS encoding TM2 domain-containing protein, translating to MDNKKIAAGLLGIFLGPWGVHKFYLGYTTEGIIQILITLFSCGTLGILGIIEGIVYLTKSDEEFYQIYQVNKKGWF from the coding sequence ATTGACAACAAGAAAATTGCAGCAGGATTGTTGGGAATTTTCCTTGGTCCATGGGGAGTTCATAAGTTTTATTTAGGTTATACCACAGAAGGAATTATCCAGATATTAATTACACTTTTCTCTTGTGGTACTTTGGGGATTTTGGGAATAATAGAAGGAATAGTTTATTTGACAAAATCAGATGAGGAATTTTATCAGATATATCAAGTGAATAAAAAAGGATGGTTCTAA
- a CDS encoding lipocalin family protein encodes MKSLMNLVVGVLLVSANFLFVGCNNADDNNIVDVNPKMEINSVNLERNWIAAHFAFSQECHASNRSAYQKSSIEISIDGDRFHAIDQYSLKEQKGAWKLNGKVIKAILDEGGEKEYRIVELKKNELIVQPINHKDLIEIELVSLDK; translated from the coding sequence ATGAAAAGCTTAATGAATTTGGTAGTAGGGGTATTATTAGTAAGTGCTAACTTCTTATTTGTAGGATGTAATAATGCAGATGATAACAACATAGTTGATGTCAACCCAAAAATGGAAATTAACAGTGTTAACTTAGAAAGAAACTGGATCGCAGCGCACTTCGCATTTTCTCAAGAATGTCATGCATCAAATAGATCAGCATATCAAAAATCATCAATTGAAATCAGTATAGATGGAGATAGATTCCACGCAATTGATCAATACAGTTTGAAAGAACAAAAAGGAGCTTGGAAATTAAACGGTAAAGTGATTAAAGCGATTTTAGATGAAGGAGGAGAGAAAGAATATAGAATCGTAGAGTTGAAAAAGAATGAGTTAATCGTTCAACCTATAAATCACAAAGATTTAATTGAAATTGAGTTAGTGTCTTTAGACAAGTAA
- a CDS encoding TM2 domain-containing protein has product MEQKRQSSNVPQQENKRVIAGILGILLGSLGVHKFYLGYTKEGIIQLIISICSCGVLSILGLIEGIIYLTKTDEEFYQTYQVNKKGWF; this is encoded by the coding sequence ATGGAACAAAAAAGACAAAGTAGCAATGTGCCACAACAAGAAAACAAGAGGGTTATTGCAGGTATATTGGGAATATTATTAGGATCTCTGGGAGTTCATAAATTCTATTTAGGATATACTAAAGAAGGAATAATTCAATTGATAATTAGTATATGTAGTTGTGGAGTATTGTCAATTCTGGGATTAATAGAAGGAATTATTTATTTGACAAAAACCGATGAGGAGTTTTACCAAACGTACCAGGTTAATAAAAAAGGGTGGTTTTAA